The Phyllopteryx taeniolatus isolate TA_2022b chromosome 7, UOR_Ptae_1.2, whole genome shotgun sequence genome has a segment encoding these proteins:
- the LOC133480910 gene encoding uncharacterized protein LOC133480910 has product MSNTSGLQASDGQNAKELDSMKESISDIINQLQDIDPARLSFSPFLDLDTQICMAPVSDSPESSVEELHSASHSPSGSQRSLEPPPLAEEPKNSASCLQPPDSGLHEEQTRAGHTEEGALDQTLSTPITTERNLAAATENCISTPALMSQGDIPNGTDTAKWSPESTHLDCTVDEVRSLIGPSPDSVELTVWSPEGLLDAHEGAPETSAGGRCCMCKCCQSGRVPAFLSVLASFLCASAIIYVLDSYVHIKPPDCPDVTSRLVFTLCCCVVAALPILLAMVLGAVCRFCSASFSLQESPPRRHTIQQMFVTASLELLFLYVLNLIVMAALSPQQDLKAIPILVAMFILGRLVYWASLNVCSSWRGFGSGLTIFPLIAMVANNVFLLYKLTYKETLFPSEDVVFNP; this is encoded by the exons ATGAGCAACACATCAGGGCTTCAAGCCAGCGACGGGCAGAACGCAAAAGAGCTCGACAGCATGAAGGAATCCATCAGCGACATCATCAACCAGCTCCAGGACATCGACCCCGCCAGgctctccttctcccctttcctggaCCTGGACACTCAGATCTGCATGGCGCCCGTGTCAGACAGCCCAGAGTCCTCTGTGGAGGAGCTCCACTCGGCCTCCCACTCGCCCTCTGGCTCCCAGCGCTCCCTGGAGCCTCCACCGTTGGCTGAGGAGCCAAAGA ACTCGGCCTCCTGCCTCCAGCCGCCTGACAGTGGCCTCCACGAGGAACAAACGAGAGCCGGCCACACTGAGGAGGGAGCGCTGGATCAAACTCTTTCCACTCCGATCACCACAGAGCGCAATTTGGCCGCCGCCACGGAAAACTGCATCAGCACTCCAGCCCTGATGTCTCAGGGAGACATCCCCAACGGCACAGACACAGCGAAATGGAGTCCAGAATCTACTCATCTGGACTGTACTGTGGATGAGGTCCGATCCCTAATCGGTCCGTCGCCGGACAGCGTGGAGCTGACAGTGTGGAGCCCAGAAGGCCTGCTGGACGCTCACGAGGGCGCACCCGAGACGTCCGCCGGTGGTCGCTGCTGCATGTGTAAATGCTGCCAGAGCGGCAGAGTTCCCGCCTTCCTCTCAGTGCTGGCCTCTTTTCTGTGCGCATCCGCGATTATCTACGTACTCGATTCCTACGTCCACATTAAACCTCCCGACTGCCCCGACGTGACCAGCCGGCTCGTCTTCACCCTCTGCTGCTGTGTGGTGGCTGCGCTCCCCATCTTACTTG CGATGGTCTTAGGCGCAGTGTGCCGCTTCTGTAGCGCCTCATTCAGTTTGCAGGAGTCACCTCCCAGAAGACACACAATTCAGCAGATGTTTGTCACTGCATCCCTGGAGTTATTATTCCTCTACGTCCTCAACCTCATCGTCATGGCGGCCTTAAGTCCTCAGCAGGACCTCAAGGCGATACCAATACTGGTCGCCATGTTCATTCTGGGAAG gCTTGTTTACTGGGCCAGCCTGAACGTGTGCAGCTCCTGGCGAGGCTTCGGTTCCGGCCTGACCATCTTCCCACTTATCGCCATGGTGGCAAACAATGTGTTCCTCCTGTACAAATtgacctacaaagagacactcTTCCCCTCCGAGGATGTCGTCTTTAACCCTTAG